The following coding sequences lie in one Acropora palmata chromosome 3, jaAcrPala1.3, whole genome shotgun sequence genomic window:
- the LOC141876441 gene encoding uncharacterized protein LOC141876441: METKAIINCICKIVGDENVVVTYEDTKGKTAYLNCFHSKEDNIFQELCVRLREQLLRVVLYKPSWYVQFWQENDASELFSEETLSKVSVTSNKGQFAKWTGFPGQIIRA; this comes from the exons ATGGAAACCAA AGCCATAATAAACTGTATTTGCAAAATCGTCGGAGACGAAAATGTTGTAGTCACATACGAAGACACGAAAGGCAAAACTGCAtatttaaattgttttcactCAAAAGAAGACAATATCTTTCAAGAACTCTGTGTGAG ATTGAGAGAACAATTATTGAGAGTGGTGCTCTATAAGCCTTCGTGGTATGTCCAGTTCTGGCAGGAGAATGATGCTTCGGAACTATTCAG cGAGGAAACCCTGTCAAAAGTGTCAGTCACATCAAACAAGGGGCAATTTGCCAAGTGGACAG GATTTCCTGGTCAAATCATCAGAGCATAA
- the LOC141875642 gene encoding gamma-soluble NSF attachment protein-like, with amino-acid sequence MAALQARKLQEGQQLLKEAENFVKTSWLKWKPDWDSAADKYMKAGTCFKAAKCYDKASNAFRKAADAHYNAKALFHAAKALEQAATVLKEMKNFREAIPLVERAVEMYRQGGSPDTAALALIRGAKMCDSSDPAKAAEMYIGASEMNVVEDKIREAIEPLSKGANLYLKLKRFQEALKVFKQQMKLYQQIENFKMMHKVILSMVVVHLHEGDYVAADNCYKDSFEIPDFGGSDEAVAAEKILECFDQGDAQGMKTCTSQAIFTYLDNEVAKLSRSLRVPGDTGGKSVSTERRPVQNFDDPVKTDSGTSNPVRATAVDQAEQANQDEFEDDMEEGGLC; translated from the exons ATGGCCGCTCTTCAAGCGAGAAAACTGCAAGAAGGGCAACAGCTCTTAAAAGAAGCTGAAAATTT tgtgaagacaagttggTTGAAATGGAAACCAGACTGGGATAGTGCAGCAGACAAGTACATGAAAGCTG GAACGTGTTTTAAAGCGGCGAAATGTTACGACAAGGCAAGCAATGCATTTCGAAAGGCAGCTGATGCTCATTACAACGCAAAAGC ACTATTTCATGCAGCAAA ggCACTGGAGCAGGCTGCGACAGTCttaaaggaaatgaagaatttCAGAGAGGCTATTCCACTGGTGGAACGAGCAGT TGAAATGTACAGACAAGGTGGCTCACCAGACACTGCTGCCTTGGCCCTCATAAGGGGAGCAAA GATGTGTGATTCAAGTGATCCAGCCAAAGCAGCTGAAATGTACATAGGAGCCAGTGAAATGAATGTT GTTGAAGACAAGATTCGAGAGGCAATTGAACCATTGTCAAAAGGAGCAAACCTCTATCTTAAATTGAAAAG ATTTCAGGAGGCTCTAAAAGTTTTCAAGCAGCAGATGAAACTTTACCAGCAAatagaaaatttcaaaatgatgcacaAG gttATTCTCAGCATGGTTGTCGTTCATCTCCACGAGGGTGACTACGTAGCTGCAGATAATTGCTACAAAGATTCCTTTGA AATTCCTGATTTTGGTGGTTCAGATGAAGCAGTAGCAGCTGAAAAAATCCTGGAATGTTTCGATCAGGGCGATGCACAAGGAATGAAAACCTGCACATCACAAGCAATTTTCACTTACTTGGACAACGAG GTTGCTAAGTTATCTCGCAGCCTGCGTGTTCCAGGTGACACTGGTGGAAAATCCGTCTCAACAGAAAGAAGACCAGTTCAAAATTTCGACGACCCGGTTAAAACAGACAGTGGCACCTCCAATCCAGTAAGGGCAACTGCGGTAGATCAGGCGGAGCAGGCAAACCAGGACGAGTTTGAAGATGACATGGAAGAGGGCGGACTGTGTTag
- the LOC141875641 gene encoding uncharacterized protein LOC141875641 has product MFQQMAFQLFYLLCVLFGFGKAYEEVGVSSYLQENVDHMSDTGMTLVKGWTVSSSRQGMFLSAGAGENAFHDTFKIPKPGIYFVSLNLMMTNASDGFLIASLIINNDFEATSGIDGIFGNTGLNGSLSLSGFLRLYQNDFLSLYLRGSGGTLLRDSTFSVLYMSNIGSVPGFHTLLSRDQIIQNQAKSRIENWRASGSKGLFVMRSGTSPSVGMFCAIIEGIHKFTSNINIQSNGNPTRCALSFALNSNVTLLRQFSSRRWKYSTGVSGVFYLYRGDCVELQIELISGGDLILKSGSSFSGLFLGIKSAVDTHFSVTLRRGNIPAGWNRMENSTMISSIRNFKSENAYSTLNNGVFTCDSEGLFIVTAVVNVNSTFSLPENYFGLLVSVGGSVHDSNSRQFIAWTKSSGADSLIVSGVVELGKGVTVSVYIYCGDGDGAIIDGLFSVVMIPPDWPGVSASLKDTVNLKLSGWTKLTRWKTSAVPGSFSFDNAFSPSDGVYRTRADGTYFLSCNAIFNGQGKGNLSLIIAIDDNLDEGNGLFSLNESPNGDVTLNVAGSIKLRKNQSVSVFVASTEPKAWNISSDTGFSVALVGSECLYVPGLFAVKSDEGLSPSSSYGEIGGWKTIHIFDSQLDGNGTQWNPTSGRFKADEDGLYLVTANLLVRHSGSSKVIMNVLPDDGQKQKIALTTFHPSDSRGSQYVNTLTIAGITRLKAEQTISLNITGGPSLEVLPNSSFSVVLTSFWKSDYAAGFVSHTTSYSSNGPVYYWSTTVRKKIFKEKYTPVDITDSALYFLQSVVAVEVDEKYTVFSNIQIDGKPVSSGFTSLMRAPAVDIPFFLGAFGVLYLRKGQKVGLFTGYVEPGKSFVNRAGSVFSMARLLAPAQQPGLFQTLKHVKKNPLHRGEPGISYSSTAGDQLAYVQGNVFNPNTLLQGYGDFTTTLTGTYLVSLIFTVSGKVPENFTACIGPRKCAECYVQVSGALSQYHNTYGLVGLVGITAHELISVCFKSNHTSFTLMSAKRSVHYLSGLNVNKTFELKHRSVAFPSSGWNELTEWKTKNGQLLQRVHVVVGGLYVLCANLGMKAAVPGLVGVKFEAIGLSNVELISTLASVQADSKEWLSVSVVSRLNASEVIAVSQFTSSSLLNNGDNATFFAALLTNENDNACLLLRSRKSVYDAGKWWQGIEQWEPLDQLCLSSNSDVSKGRFVADIAGVYFVTAVVSVRTTSKVYESSLVELLLSVNGDTTNGNGLRATKQVPNAGYFIVLSLSATVHLEPWQTLYLMIRGTGAGSFEVVNGSTFGVALIEETKYFKNVATNIVQFDKGPQLISHPPPSMSLGDDLELGVSWTCEAVANGPVMYSWLRDKKTVTASRDLTLVNVREADSGRYVCMAEYDTIKVFSYFAELDVFETNPQFESKEVTSPENSNISLQLAVLALDKQRGPANVSVLIIKGNKNGTFALSRSISKGNISLRNQIPLDYEATRVYSLTLLATNLDTSKTSTANVTIILTDVNDNPPIFTSRNETSVKENVVSGTTIFQVKTVDADFGNNSIVTYHLLPGEYSGKFSIGVSSGNVTLNGELDYENTSEVILRIQATDGKFLSNTTLVINVEDVNDNYPYFSESSYSAVVPENISVGYVVIRVAAEDKDSGSNGQLTYSLVQGANDTDALLKETFSLNSTNGAITTLKKIKIHALQVTYNFVVQVIDHGNPSLKSNTTISITVKDMNDSPPEFKQCKNVTVGTPDEARRTILRVSATDADYGSNANITYSYAIVKTEFCRNKFENDDQTWKT; this is encoded by the exons ATGTTTCAACAAATGGCCTTTCAGCTGTTCTACCTACTCTGTGTGTTGTTTGGATTCGGCAAAG CTTATGAGGAGGTCGGAGTTTCGAGCTACCTGCAGGAGAATGTTGATCACATGTCAGATACCGGCATGACTTTGGTGAAAGGGTGGACAGTTTCCTCTTCTCGCCAAGGGATGTTTCTGTCTGCTGGAGCCGGAGAAAACGCTTTCCATGACACTTTTAAAATTCCCAAGCCTGGAATCtactttgtttctttaaacttGATGATGACAAATGCAAGTGATGGTTTTTTGATTGCCAGTTTGATAATCAATAATGACTTTGAGGCGACCAGTGGAATCGACGGTATTTTTGGTAACACAGGGTTAAATGGATCGTTGAGCCTATCAGGTTTCCTACGCCTTTATCAAAATGATTTCCTATCCTTGTACCTGCGTGGTTCTGGCGGAACATTGTTACGTGACAGTACTTTTTCGGTTTTGTACATGTCAAACATAGGCTCTGTGCCTGGTTTTCATACTCTATTATCCCGTGACCAAATTATCCAAAATCAAGCAAAGTCTCGCATTGAGAATTGGAGAGCAAGCGGAAGCAAAGGATTATTCGTCATGCGCAGTGGAACATCGCCTTCCGTAGGGATGTTCTGTGCGATTATAGAAGGCATTCACAAGTTTACATCAAACATCAACATCCAATCCAACGGCAATCCAACGCGCTGTGCCCTCTCTTTTGCATTGAATTCAAATGTTACGCTACTTCGTCAATTTTCATCTAGACGGTGGAAATATTCTACAGGTGTGTCTGGAGTATTCTATTTATACCGTGGCGATTGCGTTGAGCTTCAGATTGAGTTAATAAGTGGTGGGGATCTTATTCTCAAATCCGGAAGCAGTTTCTCAGGCCTCTTTCTTGGGATCAAAAGTGCCGTCGATACGCATTTCTCAGTCACCTTGCGCAGAGGGAATATACCAGCAGGATGGAACAGGATGGAAAACTCGACAATGATAAGCTCGATACGGAATTTCAAGTCAGAAAATGCGTATTCAACGTTAAATAACGGCGTGTTCACTTGTGACAGCGAGGGATTGTTTATAGTTACTGCTGTCGTAAATGTAAAttcgacgttttcgttgccagaaaattattttggtcTACTTGTATCTGTTGGCGGTTCCGTTCACGACAGCAACAGCAGACAGTTCATTGCTTGGACGAAATCATCAGGGGCAGATTCACTAATCGTAAGTGGCGTGGTTGAGCTTGGTAAGGGAGTCACAGTCAGTGTCTATATCTATTGCGGTGATGGTGATGGAGCAATAATAGATGGGCTTTTCAGTGTTGTCATGATTCCTCCTGATTGGCCTGGTGTTTCAGCATCACTAAAGGACACTGTAAATCTAAAATTGTCAGGATGGACGAAGTTGACACGATGGAAAACGTCAGCCGTTCCAGGTTCGTTTTCCTTTGACAACGCCTTCTCCCCAAGCGACGGAGTTTATCGCACACGTGCAGATGGTACATATTTTTTGTCCTGCAATGCAATTTTTAATGGTCAAGGAAAAGGGAACTTGTCATTAATAATAGCCATCGATGATAACCTTGATGAAGGGAATGGATTGTTTTCGCTGAACGAAAGTCCCAATGGAGATGTTACACTCAATGTTGCTGGCTCCATCAAATTGAGGAAAAACCAAAGTGTCTCCGTTTTCGTGGCATCCACCGAACCAAAGGCGTGGAACATTTCTAGCGATACCGGTTTCTCTGTGGCCTTGGTTGGGTCAGAGTGTCTTTATGTACCAGGATTATTTGCAG tgaaaagTGATGAGGGTCTTAGCCCTAGTTCTTCATATGGAGAAATTGGTGGTTGGAAGACCATTCACATTTTTGACTCACAATTGGATGGAAACGGCACGCAATGGAACCCAACGTCAGGTCGATTTAAGGCTGACGAAGATGGCTTGTACCTTGTCACCGCAAATTTGCTAGTACGACATTCAGGTTCATCTAAAGTTATTATGAACGTATTGCCGGATGATGGTCAGAAACAGAAAATTGCGTTGACAACATTTCATCCTTCGGATTCTCGTGGTAGTCAATATGTTAATACTTTGACTATTGCAGGAATAACGCGGCTCAAGGCAGAGCAGACTATCTCCCTTAATATAACAGGAGGTCCCTCGTTGGAAGTACTTCCAAACAGCAGCTTTTCTGTTGTACTGACTTCCTTTTGGAAAAGTGATTATGCTGCAGGATTCGTGTCTCATACCACTTCTTACAGTTCAAACGGCCCCGTTTATTACTGGAGCACAAcagttagaaaaaaaattttcaaagaaaagtaCACACCAGTTGATATAACGGACAGcgctttgtattttttgcaGAGCGTTGTAGCTGTGGAAGTCGATGAAAAATACACTGTTTTTAGCAATATTCAAATTGATGGAAAACCTGTTTCGAGTGGTTTCACATCTTTGATGAGAGCCCCAGCGGTAGACATCCCTTTTTTCTTAGGTGCATTTGGGGTACTTTACTtaagaaaaggacaaaaggTTGGTCTTTTTACTGGCTATGTAGAACCTGGCAAGTCCTTTGTAAACAGGGCAGGTTCGGTGTTTTCGATGGCGAGGTTGCTAGCTCCAGCTCAACAGCCTGGTCTTTTTCAAACCctaaaacatgttaaaaaaaatcctttgcaTCGTGGTGAACCAGGGATCAGCTATAGCTCAACTGCGGGGGATCAACTTGCATACGTACAAGGAAACGTTTTTAATCCAAATACACTTTTGCAAGGCTATGGGGACTTCACAACAACCTTGACGGGCACCTACCTTGTATCTTTAATATTTACAGTCAGTGGAAAAGTGCCTGAAAATTTTACTGCCTGCATTGGACCACGAAAATGTGCTGAATGTTATGTACAAGTTTCCGGTGCCCTCAGCCAATACCATAACACTTACGGATTGGTTGGGTTGGTAGGCATAACAGCGCATGAGCTAATTTCTGTTTGCTTTAAGTCCAACCATACTTCTTTCACTTTAATGAGCGCTAAACGTTCCGTCCATTATTTGAGTGGACTGAACGTAAATAAAACATTTGAACTCAAGCATCGATCGGTTGCTTTTCCTTCGAGTGGATGGAACGAGTTAACCgagtggaaaacaaaaaatggccAGTTGCTGCAAAGAGTTCATGTGGTTGTTGGGGGACTATACGTCCTTTGTGCTAACTTGGGAATGAAAGCTGCTGTGCCAGGGCTTGTTGGAGTGAAGTTTGAAGCAATAGGGTTGTCAAATGTAGAGTTAATATCGACTTTAGCCAGCGTGCAGGCAGATTCCAAGGAATGGCTCAGTGTTTCTGTAGTTTCTCGCCTTAATGCGTCTGAAGTGATTGCCGTTTCTCAGTTCACGAGTTCGAGTTTGTTAAACAACGGAGACAACGCTACATTCTTTGCTGCACTGTTAACAAACGAAAACGATAATGCTTGTTTATTGCTTCGGTCCCGTAAGAGCGTCTACGATGCTGGAAAATGGTGGCAAGGTATCGAGCAGTGGGAACCTCTTGATCAATTATGTCTGTCGTCAAACTCGGATGTGAGTAAAGGAAGATTTGTTGCTGATATAGCTGGTGTATATTTTGTTACTGCTGTTGTTTCAGTGAGGACCACAAGTAAAGTATACGAAAGCAG TTTGGTGGAACTCCTGCTATCTGTCAACGGAGATACGACCAATGGAAATGGTTTACGGGCCACAAAACAAGTTCCGAATGCTGGTTATTTTATTGTCCTTAGCCTCTCTGCTACCGTCCATCTGGAACCGTGGCAAACGTTATACCTAATGATCAGAGGCACGGGTGCTGGTTCATTTGAAGTTGTCAATGGAAGCACTTTTGGTGTTGCTTTGATAG AGGAAACAAAGTATTTCAAAAACGTGGCAACGAACATCGTTCAGTTTGACAAGGGTCCTCAGCTCATAAGTCACCCGCCACCGTCCATGAGTCTTGGAGATGATCTAGAATTAGGTGTTTCTTGGACTTGCGAAGCAGTTGCAAATGGCCCTGTGATGTATTCGTGGTTGAGAGACAAAAAG aCTGTAACAGCCTCTCGAGACCTGACTCTGGTAAATGTCCGTGAGGCCGACTCTGGTCGATATGTCTGCATGGCGGAATATGACACCATTAAAGTTTTCTCCTACTTCGCTGAACTTGATGTCTTCG AAACCAACCCACAATTTGAGAGCAAGGAAGTAACATCTCCAGAGAACAGCAATATTTCCCTTCAACTTGCCGTCCTTGCTTTGGACAAGCAGCGAGGCCCCGCCAACGTCTCCGTCTTGATAATCAAGG GAAACAAGAATGGCACTTTTGCACTTTCCCGGTCAATATCAAAAGGGAACATCTCTCTGAGAAATCAAATCCCATTGGATTACGAGGCCACCAGAGTGTACAGTTTAACACTCCTTGCTACTAACCTAGACACCAGCAAAACAAGCACTGCTAATGTCACGATTATTTTAACAGATGTCAATGATAACCCACCGATATTCACCAGCAG AAATGAAACATCTGTCAAGGAAAACGTGGTAAGTGGTACCACCATCTTTCAAGTAAAAACCGTTGATGCCGACTTTGGCAACAATTCCATAGTAACATATCATCTTCTGCCTGGTGAATATTCTggaaagttttctattggtgtaTCATCCGGGAATGTCACTCTGAATGGGGAGCTGGATTACGAAAACACGAGTGAAGTCATTCTTCGTATCCAAGCAACCGAtggaaaatttctttcaaacacGACACTGGTTATAAATGTGGAAGACGTCAATGATAATTATCCATACTTCAGCGAGAGTTCATATTCAGCTGTTGTGCCTGAAAACATTTCCGTCGGCTACGTAGTAATCAGAGTAGCAGCAGAGGATAAAGACAGTGGATCAAATGGACAACTAACGTACTCATTGGTGCAGGGTGCAAACGATACTGATGCACTTCTAAAAGAAACGTTTTCGTTAAATTCAACAAATGGAGCTATCACAactctgaaaaaaataaagatacACGCTCTTCAAGTGACCTATAACTTCGTTGTTCAGGTCATTGATCATGGCAACCCAAGTTTAAAATCCAACACAACCATCTCTATTACTGTCAAAGACATGAACGACTCGCCCCCAGAATtcaaacaatgcaaaaatGTTACTGTCGGAACACCAGATGAGGCAAGAAGAACTATACTTCGTGTTTCCGCCACTGATGCAGACTACGGATCGAACGCCAACATTACTTATTCCTACGCTATTGTAAAGACAGAATTTTGCAGAAATAAGTTTGAGAATGATGACCAAACCTGGAAAACATAG